ctagaaTTTCTTTGATTGAGTTTGGAAGAGTCTCTTGACCTGAATTAAAGTGCCATGTCTTCCAGCAACATGAGGTAAAGGTTTTCTCTTCTTTGCTCACCTTATTTCTGTATATGTTGGCACTCTAAACTTAGAGCCTTAACTGCCCTGTTCCCAGGCATGCTTCCTCCTAGTGGTGTCATCCTATTCCTGGTTCTGATGCTGATGGGTTTGCTCAGTGGTGACAGTTTGGGGTAAGAGGCAAACAACAGAGATAGCATAAAAACTGTAGGGCCTATGGGGGAAGGGAAGATTCAGTAGGACTAGAAGGGTCCTGAGCCCTAGATCTCAGAAGAACCTTCTCTAGAACCTAGGAGGCAATCAAACTAGTGTCAATGAAAAAAGGAAGCTTGCTGGATGATCACAAAAGTGCATCaaggctttcccctttcctaggaCGAATTTTTGAAGTGGTATAACTAAGTGACTAAAGCTAAaggaaagttaaaaataaaatcaaagagatCTAGATAACTAAGCATGTGCCCTCAGCTTTCCCATGTGTGGGAAATAAGGTATGGATGGAAGTGGTCCAGAGGGGTTAGATGAGGATAAATGCAAAAGTGAACTTGCTGCCTGTATCAGCCTGCTTGGTAAAGGCAGCATTGTTCTTAAAGGACTAAATAAGAAGGGTCTTTTCACTCCAAAGGAGTCACGACTATGTGGAATTTTCTACAGAGTGGCAGTTTCCCAAGGGAAAGCACACAGACTACCCATGGAAGGACAGAGGCCTGAGACTGAGCAGAGACCTCCAAGTGGAACAGAAGAGAATGTTGATTTCGGAGCAGAGGCACAAGGAGAAGAGGCAGGGTGTGATTTGATAGGTTGGTTGAATcttggtgaggaggaggaggaagaggaagaggaggaagaaaaggaggaggaggaggagaaggaggaggaggagaaggagaaggagaaggagaaggagaaggagaaggagaaggagaagaagaagaagaagaagaagaagaagaagaagaagaagaagaagaagaagaagaagaagaagaagaagaaaaacaagaacaagaagaacaagaacaagaaggaggaggaagaggaagaggaggaggaagaggaggaggaagaggaagaggaggagccagTTTTAAGGTGATCcttttgtattatttctttttgtttttactgataGGTCAGAAGagtctttaaaatacatttattttcattcatgtgtgtgtgtgtgttttaattgtaTGAGTTTATGTGTATCACATGCTCACAGGTTTCATAAAGGCCAAAAGACATCAAATTCCCTGGAAATGAGTTATAGGTAGGTTTGACCCACctgatgtaggttctgggaactacATCAGGGTCTGCAGGGAGAGCAGTAAATGTTGTTagctactgagctatctctataGTCACCCAAAGCAGACTTCTATGGTTATGATAAGATTATGAAAATGTCCTTACTCCAAAActtatttttcacaaaatcagtACTGCTCAGAGGAAGCTCATGTTGCAGTACCAGTCAGGGTGCTGGAAATGCTACGTCCCAGGTTCCAACCCCAGAACTGGTCACTCAGGAACTCTAGAGTATCCTCAGCAATCTGGTAGCCTTATATTTCCAGTGGTATATTTGAAATACTAGACACAAAGCCTGCAATTGTTCCTAACAGGAGATAGAAGAGCCTGTGCTGTGGTAATTTTCCAACtcaattacccagtaaaagaaatctcaactcaatcagtatcaatacaagctataagcctagattgggcagatctcccactacactactctattcccatatATGTTATCCTATATAaattgcagtttctccaggccaagaGCTTCTCCCATCCTCTTCTGTTCATCCTCCtttgctcctcccccttcccctgtctATCCTTTTCTCCTACTCAaaaacctctcagctcctcccccttccccctgcccaatcattggctctagcctttatttgaaaagttaaggtggggagaaggttcacaaggcacctgTATATGTGATTAACTCCTCGGTTGCAGTCCCTTCCAGGAGTTTAGCATCAACATACAAGCctagggctatccacaacaagcCTGTGACATTATTCAAGTTCTGTTGTCTCAAGGAGAGGAGAAATCTTTTGAGCTCTCTCTGAAAAAACTGCCATGATTATATCATTTAAAAGGGAGTCTCCTTGCCATAATGCATTAGTGTTGTATCAAGAAATGTTCATGAACCCCAGAAAGACCACCAATTAGCCAGTTCTGATGTAATCACATTAGAGGCTCTTCAAGTTCATGCTTGGGCTCCATGCCAACCTTCACACAGCAGGAAGGTAGAACCCTGAGCCTATTTTAGGCAgggttttatttagttttaatagAGGTAAGAAGAGGGTGTCTAGTGATACACATATGATAGGGGGCAATTATGACTTTTAACATAATGTTCTGATATTGGGAGAATAACCATAAACTCAACTGCTTTTTTTCGGATGATTGGTTGTTAGGAAATAAAGTATCAAGGGCAGGCTTATAACCTAGAGGTTCATATTTGTTGGGGAGTAACCTGGAAACTTGTGTTAGGCACAGGTCTTATTGGGGCATAGTGTGTTACCTGGTACTAGGCCCTGGCCTAATAGTTAACTTAAGTTCAACCTTTGGTCAGggtctctaagatggagtctaaacccaaaagatttggtctctcatTAACTTGGCAAGAGCTCAGGTACCTGAGCTTGGGTCACATATTTTGAAAGCTTGGAAGATTCATCCCCGAATATTTTCGCAGCTCTAGAGTAACAGACATCTATGTGGAAATTTTCACTGGCAAATGTCTGTTCTCATCACCCTGGGATGTGTTGAGCACAAAACTTTGGATCAAAAACTTTCCCCAGTGATAACCAGCTTTAGCTTGTTGAGACAACTTTTTCACCTAATAAAGGAATATTGTTTTTAATGTCCATAGtgctttaaaagaaagaacatcACAGAAGATATATTTGAAGAGAAACTCTAGGTCACAGAGAACTCTAAGTGTTATACTTCCACCTAGTTGATAGAAAATAATTGCTGTGGTTGTTGAGGTTATGTTTACCCATCCTTCATAAAGCTAAAGAATCACCTGACCTTGAATCATtccataatgaaaaaaaaaaaccaggagctacATTTGACTTTATAGTGTGTAAGCTTTACTCTGGGTTCCTTTACTTTCCTGCATTCTATGGAGAAAGAATGTATCAACCCATTCTCTACTCCAGTCTCTGCTTTTAGGAAAGTCATCTAGGACTGGGGCCTTGTGAAAACTCACCCATCCATTCAAATCCTGTTTGTGCAAGCATATTGTTGAGATTGCATAGGTGCAGTATTTTTCTGAGATCTAGCAGACAGCCTTTCCAGCAggcctcctggtcctctggccttTATAGACTTTAAGATCACTCTTTGTTGGTGTTTCCTGATTCTTAGTTATCATTGATGTCTTTGTTagtgtttctattgttgtgatgaagACTATAACTGTCTTACTCAGggtgtctattcctgcacaaaacatcaggatcaagatgcaagttggggagaatAGGGTTTATGCAGCTTACActtcatgttgctgttcatcaccaaaggaagtcacgATTGGAACTCAAGCTGctcgggaagcaggagctgatgcagaggccatgaagggaatgtttcttactggcttacttctccTGGCatgctcaccttgctttcttatagaacccaaggctaccagACCAGAATTAAGACCACAATATAAACAACACTGGaccactccactccacttcttTATTATCATAGCAGACACAGCCCTCTCTAGGTTTCACTTTCTCTAAACTTGCCAGTTTCACTCAGGAAGTGAGGGTGTAGCAAACTGTGTGATAATCCCTCCATATATACTTTGCTTGTCCTAGAACTCTAGAATTCCTTTGAGTTTGGAAGAGTCTCTTGGCCTGAATTAAAGTGCTAAGGAGCAACTTCTGTCTCCCAGCAACATGAGGTAAAGGCTTTCTCTTCTTTGCTCACcttatttctgtatttgttgaCACTCTAAACTTAGAGCCTTGACTGACCTGTTCCCCGGGCATGCTTCCTCCTAATGGAGTCATCCTGTTCCTGGTTCTGATGTGGATAGGTTTCCACAGTCTGCTCACTGAGGAATGTTTTGAGTAAGAGTCAAACAACATCAATAGTATAATAACCATAGGCCTTGTGAGGGGCCAAGGGAATGTAGATTCAGTAGATCTAGAAGGGTCCGGTGTTGTgatcatcaaaagagaaagaggtttagagaatatggtatacggTGGTGTGGTGGAAGGGATGCCCCAGTGGTTCCATGCTGGGGCATTCCTCCCtcaagggaccagacacacaccaacatagtatagactagagtttattcagggcagaggatgagtTAAtgggggagtagaggcagagaaaggcagagagagggagaaagtagagaagcagaggctggccatgaccacctGGGGAGAGGGGGTAGGGCAGaaaagcccaagaggggcaagagagggcagagagagataagaggagtaagagagtaaggagaggggctgagcagccctttttatagtgggccaggcctgccTACCTGTTGCCAATTACCTaattgtggggtagagcttagacagaaccctaacatgCTGTGTGCTAGATCTCACAAGGAGCTTCTCTAGAATCTTGGTGGAAAAACCAACCACCATCAATGCAAAGGCCAGCTTGCTGGATGCTTACCAAAAACATGGAGACCTTCCTGTTTTGCTGGAGGCCAGCCATAGTtgggtcttctttcttgtttttttttttttttttttttttttttttttttttgagacagtgaagCAGAGGGGAAGAGTGTTGGTGGAGGGTAAGGCTTTTGTCTTAGGAGATAtgggggtaagactttgtcttaggaGATGTTTAGGGTTGCTAAACACCCTGTTACATGTCTAAGTCTGTTACTTTGCTGCCCTGCCTTCTCTgttcctcagaggccagagactGACTACACTTACACCTCATTCTAAAACAGCAAGAGATTAAGGAAAGGATTAATTGCCAGAGCCTTTTCCCTTTTGTCCAGGCGCCACTTGCTTGTTGTACTAGGGGAAGtctggagcaataaacttctattgaaccaggcaggagaagagaataatgctcacagaaggaaaaaattTTAATAGGCAAATATGCATAAGTTCACATAAATTAATATGCAGATTCACAAATGTGCATTTGTACATTTCAATTCAATCCACTTAGGCActgcttgcatgcattctcacaattgcatacttacacacatatccatacttatatatgcatatggagaAAAAActaagcaccagtgcagaaataactcactcattctggatgaaaaataaacttcaatctttattgcaaagagaaagaaaaggctctaCTCTTTTAATGCTAAACCAATTAAACCCAAGTTTGTAAGTAgaaatctttcttcctttaataAGAGTAAGCCTGCcttgttattaaaaaaagaactgttCTGTTCCATGGTAAGGTGAcacctgcctgctccttctgctctctgcagcgtcttctattttcctctttctctctgcattctgcacattgctcttttagtatttttgttacctgtagtttctaagttattctactcGGCATTCTCCTTCCAATCTTGCCCTCCCCTCCTGCTCTGGTGTCACAATAATGCtcttactctcaatgccttttctctCAATGTTATGCCTttacttctaagttcttcttgagttcagttctgtctaaagAGTTCTCTTGTGTCCTGGCTAAAAAAATTATCCTCAGTTCTGTTTTAATAGGTTCTATTCAGATCTGTATAAAATGTGCTCTGTTTAAAAAGTTCTTCTCAGCTCAGTTcagacttttctctttttcctcagcccttatacatctttcagagtacaagatcacatggtaaaaagttaAGCACAAGTTTACACAAATTAACATCATGAATCTAGAAAGAAGTTTACGACAGTGCAAgtttatatgcatatgcattatGAGTATTTGTCTAGCTAAAAATTCATGATGTGTCACAGCTTCACAGGTTCACTGAGAGTTAAAACACATAACTCTGTTATTagtggctatatatatatatatatatatatatatatatatatatatatatatatatacccagtcaatattttatctgtcCTAGTACCTATAATAAATCAATAGTTCTATATTTAcaacctttggttaattgttttacaacctcttggaatgtgctctgagtagtagaACGCCTGGGTACTATCTAAGAAGCAATAAACTGGTGACACATGGGAGACTGACAGAGTTTTCATTGCacttttgactatcagaaaagaatCTAATAGCCTCCCACTCTAAAAGAGATTAATAAACACTGAtatcattttaggaatttttacAGGATTATCATTACCaattaagaagtcatctatttgtctatatagcatcactggAAAACAGTACATTTTCATAGagctgcagagatctgctcaaaactgtgggctaatacctagtgattgccATATACATTTGATAATAACacgaaaagcatattaatagaaGGAATCTTTCCTAAACTGATTCTCCTGTGCTATGGGAAATCTCCAATTCCAATAAGGCCATGCAACAAAAATGCACCTGTGTTGTATATTTATAAACTGCATGCCTATAATGAGCAGATAAAGAATGGTAaacagggatgggatgggggatgtcagaggggaaactgggaaaggggatagcatttaaaatgtaaataaataaaataccaaattaaaaaaaattaagataaaaaataGCTTAACCTAAGCAATATTGCTTAAACTATATTGATATTAATGAAATCATTATTTAATTggccttagattttttttttgtcaaaaatgtTAGCACCATTAAGTAAGATGCATTTTTCAAATTGTTATTTAAAATCAATTTCCTGTGAGGGATTAATAGTCACAGAGATATTGGGAGAGAGGGTGTTTGTTGACTTAAAATGCTGGTTGATTCCCAGTACACAGAATGGATGAAAGGTACCAATAACTAGGGTCTATTTTTACAGTGAAAACTCTCATAGAAGTCTCATACATGACAACCTGGTTGAACTGAGATGCCACTTTACCTGGAAGTTGGTTATAAAAGAGAAGGCCATCCATGATTTGGAAGagaaactctcagagactgagttcCATGATACCAACTACAGCATCGGGATGCACAACCTCTTGGCCTACGTGAGACACCTCAAAGGCCAGCACGAGGAAGCCCTGCAGAGCTTGAAGGAAGCTGAAGCCTTGGTCCAGAGAGAGCAGTTGGGCAAGAGAAGCCTGGTGACCTGGGGCAACTGTGCCTGGGTGCATTACCACAGGGGTGGCTTGGCCGAAGCCCAGGACTACCTGGACAGGATGGAGAAGGTCTGCAAGGAATGTTCAAGTTCCTCCCGCTACAGGATGGAGTGTGCTGAGATGGACTGTGAGGAAGGCTGGGCCTTACAAAAGTGTGGAGGCCAAAATTATAAACGAGCCTTGGCCTGCTTTGCAAAGGCTCTGAAAGTGAAGCCTGAAAACCCTGAGTACAACACAGGCTATGCAGTCGTAGCCTATCGCCTGGATTACTATGAAGGGACTTCTCTAGAACCCTTAAGGAAGGCTGTCAGCCTAAAGCCAGAAGATCCACGCATTAAAGTTCTCCTTGCCCTAAAGCTTCAGGATTTACGAAAAATAGATGAAGCAGAAAAACTCATTGAAGAAGCTCTGCCCAGAATATCCTCCCAGAACAATATCTTTGGTTATGTTGCTAAATTTTACCGAAGAAAAGGTTGTATGGAGGAAGCTCTTAAGTTCCTTGAAAGAGCATTGCAGACAAAACCTTCCTCTGCTTACTTGCATTTCCAGATTGGCCTTTGCCATAAAACACGATTATTTCAAATGAGGAAAGCTACAAACAGGCAACCTAgaggggagggtggagagagaagaaggcaaTCCCTCCGTCTCGCTATATGTCATTTTGAAAGGGCTTTAGAACTGAAACCCACATATGACAGAGCATATATTGATTTGGCTGAAGTGTACTCAGAAAATCATCAACTAAAAGAggcagaggacaattttcagaaAGTGTTGAACATGAGTAACTTAGTAGATTATATGCAGCAAGAGCTTCATTTACGCTATGGCAAGTTCCAACAATTCCATAAGGAATCAGAAGAGACAGCGATCACATATTACTTAAAAGGCCTGAAAATAGAGGTGACTTCTTACTCCAGGGATAATCTTCTCAGGGCTTTGGAGAAGCTGGCTAATAAACGCATTTACCAGAATGTTGATGTTGTGGGAAGCTTGAGCCTCCTCGGGTTTGTCTACAGACTGAAAGGGGACACAAGTGAAGCCATGGCATGTTATGAGAGGGCCTTGAGGCTCACaggagcagtgcaccctgagttTTGAGGTAGAGTTTATTAAAAGGCTTATTAAATGTGGGCATGACTCCCTATTCTACTATTCTTTTGTAGCTGTTCTCTCAACTATATAGAACCTAATGAATTAAGATGCAGGTGATGCCTTTCCTATTTCATGCCTTTATACAGTCCTGAGTTTTTGTTGCAGACCTGTGAGTGTGACAGGAGTGTCCATTCTCCTGCACACATTACTGCACATTCTCATTATGAGTGTGCCTTTGGAGTGCATGACCTATATACCACGAGTCCTCCAGTATCCTGGTCAAAGGACAGTGGACACAGTAAGGCTTACTTTTCATGAGACTTTCCAACCTTTAGTAATATCTGAGAACAAAATAAATGAGCAAGGGTGAGCACTAAACAGGAAAGGAAATGTTTCAGTCCATAGCTCTATTTTCATAGGCTTTACTGTAGCCATAACCTGCTGGTCAATGGCCTTCAACCATATAATCAATAGAACTTTTTGTATACAAATGTCTGATTTCAGACAATTGTGGTGGATTTCTGTGGTCCAAATACATTGGTATTTATTTCCCACTAAGAAAGCTTTAAGGTTTCAGGAAGATAGAGTTAGGGAGTAACCCCTTTGGAATGAGCCTACAAAAAAATGATATAATAGCTACCTGACATTGTTCAGACTATTGAGAGTTGTGTAACATTACCTTGTTATTTTCCTAACCTATCATATTCAATAAAATCTGCTAATATCACAGAAATTTTAGTGTATTTTTTGGACCATTAAGTAGTCTATGTTTGATGTAACCAGAGCACAGCAAATTCAAACCCCATAGGGTTAAGAGGGACAAAGCAAGGGAGCTCTGGGAATATAGACACTACTGAATCTTAAAGAATACAAGGGAGAAAGAGGGATGCGGGTAGACTATGAGAAGGATGCCTGAAAAACTAATAAGAAATCATACTAGTTACTGTTGACCTATAATACTCGTAAGTCAGTGTGCACATACAGAGTTTAAATGAATATTGATCCTCTGCCTTGATAATATATCCCCATTACCCACAAAGAACCATAGACTTACAAAATATCCCAGTAACAGGCATGATAATCCCCTTTTGAGTTGAAGTTTAGGGTTCCCTAAAAGACTCCCAAAACATTATAGGATGCCTCTGTTGCTCATGGTAGCCCCTGAAAATGGGAAGGTAAATtcctattgttgaagacaccatGTACTTTAGACTTAAGGCCCAGGAGATGTTCCTGAAAGCCTCCTAAGTGAAAAGTAGCTTTCCCAGTAACAGACTACTTCTGATGCTTCcaaagaagagaaacaaggaaTAGTGCTACTTAGCTATGCTGCTTTTAAACTACAACAACATCCAGCTTGGCACTAGGATAATCCTCAGGATGCAATAGTAGCATGCATATCTTGGTAGTAACTAACAGTTCTCAAATGGATCTTAAGGCATGATCAACAAGAGGGAACCCTTGCC
This portion of the Apodemus sylvaticus chromosome 1, mApoSyl1.1, whole genome shotgun sequence genome encodes:
- the LOC127688339 gene encoding interferon-induced protein with tetratricopeptide repeats 1-like; its protein translation is MSENSHRSLIHDNLVELRCHFTWKLVIKEKAIHDLEEKLSETEFHDTNYSIGMHNLLAYVRHLKGQHEEALQSLKEAEALVQREQLGKRSLVTWGNCAWVHYHRGGLAEAQDYLDRMEKVCKECSSSSRYRMECAEMDCEEGWALQKCGGQNYKRALACFAKALKVKPENPEYNTGYAVVAYRLDYYEGTSLEPLRKAVSLKPEDPRIKVLLALKLQDLRKIDEAEKLIEEALPRISSQNNIFGYVAKFYRRKGCMEEALKFLERALQTKPSSAYLHFQIGLCHKTRLFQMRKATNRQPRGEGGERRRQSLRLAICHFERALELKPTYDRAYIDLAEVYSENHQLKEAEDNFQKVLNMSNLVDYMQQELHLRYGKFQQFHKESEETAITYYLKGLKIEVTSYSRDNLLRALEKLANKRIYQNVDVVGSLSLLGFVYRLKGDTSEAMACYERALRLTGAVHPEF